The stretch of DNA ACATGTCGGTGCCGATCTCAGCCAGGACGACCTGGGCGGTGCGGTTGCTCACCCCCGGGATCCCGACCAGCAGCGACACCGCCGCCTCGTGAGGGCCCTGCAGCGCCACGATCTGCTCGGTGAGCTCGGCGATGGTGGCATCGGCCTGGTCGATGCGGGCCAGCATGGCCCGGCACAGCAGGGCGTGGTGGGCGTTGAACCGCCCGGCCAGCGCGTCCTCGAGACGGGCGATCTTGGGGCGCATCCTGCCCTTGGCCATCTCGGCCAGGACCTTGGTGTCGCGCTGGCCGGCCACCAAGGCGTCGATCATCTCCCGGCCCGACTTGGTCAGCACCGACGAAGCCACCGACGACAGCTTCACCCCGGCGTCCTCCAGCACCTTGTGCAGGCGCTGGACCTCCCGGCCGCGCTCTTCGATCACCGACTTGCGGTAGCGGGTGAGGTCGCGCTGCTCCCGGGTGGGCCGAGGCGGGACGAACGAGGGCCGCACCAGGCCATGCTCGAGGAGCTGGGCGCCCCAGCAGGCGTCGGCCACGTCGGTCTTGCGCCCCGGGACGTTGCGCATGTGCCGGGCGTTGATAACCCAGACCTGGGCGATCATCTCCTCCAGGGCCCAGTGGACGGGCTTCCAGTAGACGCCGGTGCCCTCCATCCCCACCAGGGTGACGCTCCTCTCGAGGAGCCACTGAGACAGCTT from Actinomycetota bacterium encodes:
- a CDS encoding IS110 family transposase; amino-acid sequence: MQVVVERCAFLDVHRDTVMACARTPDGEGGRREEVAEFGTTTSHLLKLSQWLLERSVTLVGMEGTGVYWKPVHWALEEMIAQVWVINARHMRNVPGRKTDVADACWGAQLLEHGLVRPSFVPPRPTREQRDLTRYRKSVIEERGREVQRLHKVLEDAGVKLSSVASSVLTKSGREMIDALVAGQRDTKVLAEMAKGRMRPKIARLEDALAGRFNAHHALLCRAMLARIDQADATIAELTEQIVALQGPHEAAVSLLVGIPGVSNRTAQVVLAEIGTDM